Within Primulina tabacum isolate GXHZ01 chromosome 5, ASM2559414v2, whole genome shotgun sequence, the genomic segment TGTGTGTGTGGGTTTGGATTGGGATTCTTGAATGCATGTGGAATTTGGGGTGATTTGGATGAAATATTCGACTTTGTTTGCTTTAGTTTAAATGCAGAGTCGGTACATTACTTTCTTGGATTTTCTTTGTAGAGGGAAGATGGGCTCTGGGTTTTGATTTCTCATATCTAATTTAAGCATTGATAGTTAATAATTGGATGCATGCCCATTTTGAGATGGTGGAGTAACATTTTTTGAGAGAGAATGAATACAAGTTTAAACTGAGAACTATTTATGCTTTATAGGCTCTGATTATTCTGCTTTTAAATACTCCTGAATTCTTCTGAAATTATTTCAGAGGGTGATTTCGCTTCGGAATTTCTTCTGAAATTATCTTAGAAGGCGATGTTGTGTGCTTGTCGTTCGTGTGCTTATTTGGTTCCATTTTGTTACATTACAATATGCATGATTTCTCCTTTCTTTTGGTTGTACAGGGTGTTCTTGAATTTTAGAGGGTTTGTTTGTTATGtgatatttcgaatctgaaattttcTATCCAAAAACTTCCCGTTCGTTACATTTCAATATTAGAAACCAATTTTTCCTGAAAGTTCAACAGTAGTTTTACATCACGTTTACCACATTTTCCATGTGATTGGTTTAGTTTGACTTGACCAAGTTTGGTGGGAATTCGCCCAATTTTTTTGAATATTCAGGATCTTGCAAGATGCTTAGCATATTTTACTCATGGATGTTGGATTGAGATAATGTTaatgttaatttttttcctATCGATGTTTATCGAATTAGCCCCATTTAAATGCTAGAGAGAGGGACCATTTGAGTTGGTAATTAGTTCTTGTTTGGTGACTGCTTCAATTAATTGCATACCAACCTTGTACGTAGAAAGCTAACCTACTTCTCTATGGGATTGATTTAGTTCATTGttgaataattgtttttaatcaaaatgAAATAGACTTGTAGCTCTAAATTTAACCTATGTTATAGTCTATTGAATTTAAGTGTTTATGTTGAAGATCTTGTTGATTAGAGTCCTCTTTTTCGTGGTCTTGGGATGGTAATCGTTAATGTGAAATTTAAACTTGAGAAAGTTGCTATCATCAGGCCGATATCGTAAGTATTTGTATGGACAGCTATGTACATTAACTAGGATGGTGCTATTTTTGTAGGGGAAGGGCATAGTACATATAATACTAACATTTCTTGCAAAATTATTGTGTCAATGAACACTAATGGATCTGTATAGCATGGAGGAAACCCCTGATTCTTGAATCTTTTCTGCACTGGTGCATCTTTTTTCATGTGGTGCTTTTTATGTTTCGGGATGTGTATTTTGTGATTTTGTGTTAGCATGTGCCATGAATTCTGCGCTCGTTTGCCACCGTCTATTATACGAGATGAATGATTCATTTGGCCAAGTTATTGACATTCTCTTTTATTCGAGCAGGTAAAGCGAATAAGCGTTTGGATTATGAATCAGAATTTAGCAACTTCATCAAGTAATTCGTCTATGAATTCAACACTCACCCAATAAAGTGTCAGAGAACCTTAAATTTTAATGCCACAAttcattattaattaattaatttatattttgaatttgcAATAAAACATTGTTCCGTCTTCCAGACTGTATCAGAAGACCTTTAATACTAGCACTCTACCTTAACTTATTCTTACATGGAAAAGATAAGTTCTCAAGATCACTCTGCTTCATCCGACTCTGGTAATGGTACCTCGAGCTATTCTAATATCACTCTTTTATTTGTTTTCCATTTTACTCTTTCATTCTTGGGTTCAGatctattttaataattattatcttGCTATTGACTATCGGTGGTTTGGCTTCCAAGCCCTCATGTTTTCTCTAGAGCTTGTTTTTGTATTTTCCATAGTTATGATCTTTTCTGGATTATTTTACTAGTTGAAGGCACCTTGTTTGTGTCATGAGTTAATTACAGATGGTTTTTTATAATGTTGCCTCTCATTTTGTGAGGGAAATAAATTGATAACTAGCCTTTAAAACATTGATTTTCTTGCTTataattttttcattaaaaatataaactaaGTTTAGTTTTAGCCACCTGcctacaaatttaaaatttgaaactttACTCCCGTAGGCCTTGGGTCCTAGCTTTCCCGTGATAAAAGCCATCTGTTTTCATTTGTCATCTGATTCGGTATGAATCAGTTGCCAAGGCTTTGGACATGCATGTATTGCCTTGTAAATTTTTTGTCAAACTCTTGAtggttttttgtttcttttttcatGATCAATGAAACTTGTTTATCAATCATTTGATTTAGTACATGATGAAAACTACGGGAGACAAATAAACTACATGAAGCCTGCTTTGTTGCTGTGTGATCCCAACTTTTCCACCAATGCTTCTCTAGTGGATATGAATCAATCAAGGGTAAGATACCGTCTCATACCTTTGCTTTGAATTTCTAGTTTGATAACCAATTATGATTGATCATACTGTCTTGGTTCTGGTCCAGATTCCGTATTGTTACCCTGATCCTTACGTTGGTGGGTTCTTTACTGCCTACAGCCCTCATACTATGGTGAGTGAGCTATCACTTCTTAGTAATTTCATTAATACAAAAATCCTTCGATCTTGAAATTAGTTCACCAAAATATACATTTGTTGTTTCTATTTcaacattttttaaaagaactagCATGAAGAACGTGCAAActgaaacaaatattttttaaaattatatccAAACACAAGATAACCTAAAAATAAccaaattatggattttattaatgcataaatcataatcataatttACATAAGTGAAACACATTaacaaataattatcaatttaaaatcttTATGACTGATTCATCAAAATAATTCATCAAAACAATTTCAAAACTAATGAAATAGTAATATTGATAGTAAAATATAACACAtaatattcaatttaaataatatttaacctTATACGGAATTTTTCTACATttggtttttaaaattctatataacggataattaattttatatcagaATCGATCTTTCGTGAAATAACATTGATGACTACTAATTTCTTGTTAAAtacagttttaaaataatagataaatcAATATATGTAATGAAATACACATTCAAATAAGATTATAtgataaatatcaaataaaatcaaataaattcaaacgataattattaaatatagatTTTAAAATACTGGTATGATTTTCActattaaatttgaaatataatcaatatgtgagacaataaaaccaaTTGTCTAAGAATTATGCcgtaaaatttatatattatgagaGCTGATTTTGGAACTGAAACCAAGAAATGATTTTAGTTCTGATTTAGGTTCCACTGTTCTTGAAAACCATGGTCGGTTTTACCTTCATATCCTTATTGTTTAAATCTTAAACAATCTTAATAGATGTTTCAAATACTACCAAattttttgtattgaatttataaatttgtaatatgtataattttttaaaaattgctaCTAAAATCTTTATATTTCTTATTATAGTTAAACTCTCAGAATTCTTCTTAGTgattcatattttatgagattATTAATATGTTAACATTGATAATTGTTGATATAAATTTtcctaaataatttattaaactctttactttcaatttttttttgaaaaaccatAAAATATGTATTAAACTTCATATTTTGTATTATACTATTTTATAATGTTATTCAATTATTGCATATATTGTTAATTTTTTCATATATCTTATTTTGATActataatttattacttaattataaattgcactaaaaatataattacattaaaatcataaaaaacatgtagacagaaaattaaaagaataaaacatttaaaggTAGTATAAAGATgaattatttgataaaattaatatagaaGTTAAATTTTATTCTTGAATTGACATAAATTATTACGATCGATATATTCTTGAAACTCATTCTTGATATCTTCTTTTACTTAAGTGACTGTTACTTTTGGATTTCTCTCTTTCTTATCTAATAATTCTGAAACACTTAACAGATTCAGCAACATGTAGCAGGGGCGACCTCTGGTCGAGTTCCGTTGCCTGTAAATCTTCCTGAGGATGGCCCCATATACGTCAATGCTAAGCAATATAATGGAATACTTCGAAGGCGACAGATCCGTGCAAAACTCGAGGCTCAAAACAAACTCGTCAAAACGAGGAAAGTACGTTCTGCATATCAACAATGCTGAGTAAGATCAGCAAGCTTACTTTCCGATGGCAGAAATGAAAACTAATGCTTACCATTGATAAATAAAATGCAGCCATATCTGCACGAATCTCGACATGTGCATGCACTAAATCGAGTCCGTGGCTCTGGTGGACGTTTCCTCAGCACGAAAAAGCCTCAGCAGTCGAACATTCATTCCACTCCCAGCTCTCAGAATGCTCAGGACTCGCTTCATTTCAATCAGAATGAGGAGTTTCTGACAGGAGATACTCGTTTATTTGAAGCTAGCAAGAGAAACTTACCTCCTATCTCTGATAGGACAAGCATCTCACAAGCAAAAGTCCGTTCTCCGGTTTCCATTCAATGCGGTGGTGGCAGTGGCCTAGTTTATAACGGAAATCGGCACTATGCTTCCATTGTCCGGTGAGGAGTCTATGAACGAAGGATTCTTCCGGCCGCGCAATCCATCCTTGGCTTTGTAACTCTTGCTCTTCCAGCAGGTTTGTGGTATAAAACACATCACAAAGTTGCTCTTTGTACTGAAAAGACGGTCGTCCAGGTTTCTTGATCTGTTTTTTCCGGGATTTATGTCTGAATCTGTTTTATATATGTGTTTAATTGTAACTTAACTTTCTTCTCAATGAATAATGATTTCCCGTCATATTTTACCCATATACGTGATGGGctctcattttctatttaaaatgGAACTGCCTGTGACTGAATTTCAAGAATCTGCTCTCTTTAATGCATTgctttttgaatattttaaggACATAATGTGTTAAAATTATATGTAAAAATTAAgtatatattttcatattagCATGCATGTTTTTCTTGCGTGATATAACCCTCCTGTGTTCTTCCATACCCGTGAGGCTTCACAGATCCATCGTTTACCAATGTCATTTCTCGCTTCATATGTCTCAAGGATCTTTGATTACATCCAGGGACGGAGCTACACAGTGGCGGAGCCAGGAATCCGATTCTACTCtggctaaaattttaaactctaaaatattttaatattttaaattgatctacccgggttaatatcaaatttatccaaaattatacaaaattttacttataaattttttaaaatttttttggttGGCCCGGGTGAAAAGTTGAGTGGCTCCGCCCCTGGAGCTACGGCTTTTCCGTCGGGGGACGAAATCGAATTTTTCATATATAGTTAATGGGTAAaatatctataaaaaaaatgtatgcAAAACCGAATAAAGCGTGATGAGGGGAACACAAGTCTAGACTTGATATGCAAAATCGAATATCAAACAATTcaattacataaaaaatataGTGAAAAAAAGGGAGTCGGGGCGCGGCTAGGGGTAACCAAGCTGGGCTAAACTATGGCCTTAGGCCTAATATTTTACAATTCATTAGCTAATTCTTTCATTGGTTACTATTTACCAACTTTGACTTCAATTGATTTTTGAATGTTATGTCTGCTGCTCCGACCtccgaaaatgttaatttttcttatttacCGTCTTTTAAGACATATTTTATATTAACCAAATTGAATTataaatccataaatatttgaaacataaaagagtaggtctcttgtgacatggtctcacgaatatttatatgTGAAACAGATCAACTCTAccgtaatactcttagcataaaaagtaatactcttagcataaaaagtaatattttttcatggatgacccaaataagagatccgtatcacaaaatgcgactcgtgagaccgtctcacacaagtttttgccaacttAAAAATTTAAAGTACATGCATTTGATTTTGTATTTATTAATGTCGTTTAGTTCTAGTTAATATTTTTGGATAGCTTTATTTGTTTTCAAGATTAGACATGAAATTCTAAATTTCATTGTACTAAGTTATATTTATATCGTCCCATtatatttcttatttatttgtgagttttattaaaaatataatttattataatatcatAGATTtattaactaaaataaaatagacCAAGGGCATAATAGTAT encodes:
- the LOC142546052 gene encoding nuclear transcription factor Y subunit A-9-like isoform X1, translating into MEKISSQDHSASSDSVHDENYGRQINYMKPALLLCDPNFSTNASLVDMNQSRIPYCYPDPYVGGFFTAYSPHTMIQQHVAGATSGRVPLPVNLPEDGPIYVNAKQYNGILRRRQIRAKLEAQNKLVKTRKPYLHESRHVHALNRVRGSGGRFLSTKKPQQSNIHSTPSSQNAQDSLHFNQNEEFLTGDTRLFEASKRNLPPISDRTSISQAKVRSPVSIQCGGGSGLVYNGNRHYASIVR
- the LOC142546052 gene encoding nuclear transcription factor Y subunit A-8-like isoform X2 gives rise to the protein MKLVYQSFDLVHDENYGRQINYMKPALLLCDPNFSTNASLVDMNQSRIPYCYPDPYVGGFFTAYSPHTMIQQHVAGATSGRVPLPVNLPEDGPIYVNAKQYNGILRRRQIRAKLEAQNKLVKTRKPYLHESRHVHALNRVRGSGGRFLSTKKPQQSNIHSTPSSQNAQDSLHFNQNEEFLTGDTRLFEASKRNLPPISDRTSISQAKVRSPVSIQCGGGSGLVYNGNRHYASIVR